The region CTTTGGTGAAATGGAAACTACTGTAAAAATGAAGGATAAAGAAATCATGCATAAAGCTACTATCAGCGCAACAATAAGAGGACAAGTAAATCCGCTATTTTATATTTTAATTCCTCAACATTATATTATTCCTGAAAGAATTACATATCCGAAAGCAACAGTCACATTTTATAATAATCAAGAAGCATACTTAGAAAAGGAAGTTAGCTTAAAAGAAGGCGGAGTCAGTTGGAAAACGAATCCTAAACAATATGAGCTTAATCTTTTTTTAAGTAAATTAAGTTACAAGATTTCATATGGAGATACAGTTTTATACGATTCAAAAAAAGAGTTATACAAAGACTATATTTTGTTTGATGATCATAGTATGTCAAAGGAAGTCCAGTTAACTGATATTAAAATAAATCAATGTTTTTATATATTATCTGCTAAAGATAACCGTATTATTTTTGAAAATAGTGAACCTATTATAAGCGAATTAGATTATGGCATACTCTATTACTTTAAAGCAAAAAAGGAAATGAAAATAACAATGAATGATCAAGTTTTATTTAATACTATGGTTTTAGAAGAGTTCCCTTCTAAAAAAAGAAAAGGTATAGAGTATGAAATCAGTATAGTTGATAATGCTGCATATGATAATGATGTCTATTTAAATATGTTATTTGTATATGATAATCCAAGAAGCAAAACTAAGCTAGCAATTCACCTTGCGGATAGTTACAAAATAGACACTGTTGATTATTATTTAAAACTATTTGCAGCATTTGAAGAACTTAACTCTGAAGGTACGGACTTTCAATTAATAGATGATGAGATTCTTGTAAGTATTTTAGAACTGTTAGATAAAAAAGGCAGTGCAGCATTAATGAAGATTTCTTTGAAAAGAGTTTATTTAATGTCTGAGTATGAAATACAAATAAATAATAAATACTATAAGGATGAATTACTGGAAATATGCCAAACTTATGCAAAAAAGTATATTGGAAATTTAAATTTCTCTAGTTTCAAAAAAAGTGAGAGTGATAAGAAGTTATTGACAACTGAAAACCAAAACACTTGTGAATCAGAATCATCGAGCGAAATAATAAAAGAAAATTCTTTGGTGTTTTTATTACCTTTTGTCAGCGTCTCAGTAGGTTTTCAAAGGATGTTAAAAGAGTACTTTGAAATTGATAATGCAAAGTCAAATGAGGTAAATCTGCTGAATAGGTTTATGAATGAGTATGAAAAGATAGAAAACAGAAAAAGTGTTTCTCTATCTGTGATTGATAAAGAAATCACGCTTAACTATATAGCTTTTACAGCTTACAAAGAAGATAGCTTGAAAATGTTAGGTAGTGTTAATGGGGATAGTTACTATTGGGTATATACTATCGATTTAAAACAATGTATTGGTTTTATTCTAGATATTAGCAAAAAGTACAGATTAAAAATATCTGGTGGACATACTTATAACTATTCTGTTGATGGTAACTCTATTATAGAAATAGAAGGTGAATACCGACTGGAGTTGCAAGTTGTATAATTAAACCTAACTGAATGTAATTTTTATTTAGGTAGTCTTATTGCAGAAAAGAATAAAGATATAAAATTAACGACTATATTGTTAGTCTTAAAAACTAGATTGGGGTGTTTATTAGATGCCAGAAGAAGTCATGTATGTTTCTGAAGATGGAGTAACTGTTATTGGTAAGAATAGAATTAATCCTGGGAAAATTGGAAAGCAGAATAGACGGCTATCTGATTTAATTTCTTTTAGCAGAGAAAATAGTATCGCTAATACAATGACTGGCATTATAATAAATAGTCCTAATATACTCGAGTTTTTTTTAAGTGAGAATGAAATGGTTGTTGATTTGCCAAGAAATATTGCTAATAAAATCAAAAGTGGGGAATATACTTTTTCAAATGCAAAAGACGGGTCAATCAAAGCGCAAGTTAGAGATGTTAAAACTGGACAAATCGTTAGAAATCTTGATTTAAAAGAAATATCAAAGGTATCAGAAATAACTAGCTTGGCTAATATGGCTGCGACCGCAGCGTTGTATGCTCAACTAAAAACATTAGAAAACAAAATTGACAAAGTAAACAAAGGCGTTGAAACACTAATTAAAAGTCTTGAAAACGATCGGCTAGCAAGAGTCATTAGTGTTAGTGAGTCTATGAGTCAAGCGCTTTCCATTAAGAATGACTCTATAAGAAAGAAAATGTTAGTAAATACGTTAAATGAAGCGCTGAAGGCTAAGAATATGTTCTATAAACAAATAGAAATGAAAGTAAAACAATTAATGGATGATGAGAAACAGCCGAAAAGAAAGAGAATGTCTGCAGATGAAGGTAACCAGAAAGCAAAAGAAATTTTAAATGACTTTTACCCTTATAGTGAAGCTTACAAAATTCAAATGAGATGTTATATAGAACTAGAAGAATACACAGCTTTGAGTCTTTCTATTGGAACTTTTTATGAACAAATTGAAAATATTTATAGTGATGATATTAAAGTGGAAATAGATGGCTCTTTCGAAAAAACAGACAATTTATATAGTAAATCTGTTAATGAACTATTATTATCACTAGAGAATATGGAAACCAATATATTCGAAAATATTAGAAATCTTGATAATGATGTTTATAAAGAAATTGCATACTCTGGAGGTGAATGTGATGAAAGAAGCTAAGAAAGAAAAAAGGAAATATGATAAGCGAAAAGAGAATGATCGTATCCAATTTTTAAAGAAATTAGCTGTTGGTGGAGCACCGCTACTCATGAGTATAGGGTTAGTAACTATAAAGAAGTTAAAAAAATAGTTGCTCTAGGATTAACAAAAATTAGAATAAAACAAACTGGCTTAAAAAGTTATATTCAATAAAGGTATTATAGACAATTAAAAAGCATAGAGTTATGAGCGAAAGTTTCCTAGGGATAAAAAATCATTTTTTGAATACCCTCGTTTACGAAGAAGTGAATAGTAGTATTATTCTGCTTGCTTTGAGGAATAGCAATCTAACATATATGAAAGGATCTTGCCGTTGGATAATGAATTGAGGTAAATGAAGGTAGGGGGAAAGTGGTTGTTTCCATTTTAGAAAATACCACTAAAAGGAAATGAGACTTAGAATCTGACCAATTGATACTTTGAAAGGTCTTATTCAAATCGATTCACAAGTTTTACTTGCTCTATAATAACTAATGATAAAGGTGGGATTGTTATGGGAAAGTTGTTCAATAAAAGAATGACCGTTGGTAAAAAAGAACGTCAAGAAAAAGAAGCAGCTGAAGATCAAGTTGAAAGAGAATTTTCAGAGAGTGATCTGGAGGAAAATGAAAATGAATTTGACTCCTTCTTTTCAGAAGTATTAAAAAGATTGCCGCAAAAAACAGCAACCATCATATTAAGTGCTTATGATAAATCAAGAGAACAAGCTGAAAGAACGTTGGCTAAAAGCAAAACTCAATTTGACAGTGTGTTTGAGACCTTTTTGGAAGGTGTCGATGAAGTAACGCGTAAAAAATGCCATAAGACTATTCATGCTGCATCATTAACAGCAGCGATTATCGGCTGTTCACCTATTCCCTTTTCGGATGCTTTCTTGTTGGTGCCGGTTCAGTTAACGATGATGGCTCGGTTGCATAAGATATTCGGTCAGTCTTGGTCTGAAAGTCTCGGTAAAAGCTTATCTAAGGAACTAGTAGTGGTTGGTGTGGGCAGAAGTGCAGTCGGGAATATGCTAAAGCTTATTCCTGCTGTTGGGACTGTTACAGGCGCTGCAATCAACGCGACCGTTGCTAGTGCAATCACAGAATCTTTAGGATGGGTGACTGTAAAAATGCTAAATGACGGGGAAGATATTTTTGAACAAATGCTGTCGTTTAAAGGACAGTTTCGTACGTTGCTTAAACTACTTCAAGGGTCTACTAAGTCTGGAAGCAAAAAATAGAGGTTCTATTATGTTTAGTGTTGGTAAGAAGAATGGATCTATTCCACAACTTGAAATTTTCGGAGGAATAGCGGCTGCTTGCAGCCATGTAAAGGATTCAATGCGAATTACGAAGCGGTTAGTTAGGCTTCGTTTGAGACTTGAAAGGCTCCAGTCGTTCCCATGGCTCTTGCAGGAAGCCGCTTAAATTCCGGAGGAAATTTCATTATCTAAAGGTTACCAATACAATTTAACAAAGAACCAAAATAGCTTTATACTAGAAGATTTCTCAAAGAGGCAAAGTAGTATTTACTTTGTCTCTTTTTTTTTAAAATATGTGTTTCCGTTGGATATGAACTGAGATAAAAAAACTACTTAATTAAGTTACTTCGAAGCAATAGCTAGTATACTGATCAAAAAAAACGGGCTGTTCAGAGTAGAGGGATCAACTCTTTTTTTTACTTTCAAATGAAATGAAACCACTTTCAAAAAATGCTTTTTTTTGATTCTTATTTCGTTTAATTTGAAAGCACTTTCTAAATTTTAAAAGGTATAGAAATTAGTTTCATTATCCTCTATACTTTTAATTGTAAGCGGTATATAAAAGGAAGGTGATTACATATGACAGATTCGAGTTGGAGCAAACAGCTCAAAGGCAATCTAATCGTTTCTTGCCAGGCATTAGACGATGAACCTCTACATTCGTCGTTTATTATGGGAAGAATGGCAGTAGCAGCTGAACAAGGCGGTGCAAGCGGTATTCGAGCTAACTCGGCTGAAGATATTAAAGAAATCAAGAAACTAGTTGACTTGCCTATAATCGGTATTATCAAACGAGATTATGAAGACAGCGAGGTTTTCATTACGGCTACAATGAAAGAAATCGATGAGTTAATGACAGTTGGACCTGAAATTATTGCATTAGATGCTACTTCATCAGTTCGTCCGAATGGCGAAACATTAGATGAGTTTTATTATGCAATTCGAAAAAAGTATCCAGACGTTTCCTTAATGGCAGATTGTTCAACGTTTGAAGAAATGTTGAAAGCGGATGCTTTAGGATTTGACTTTATCGGAACTACATTAGTAGGATACACAAAACAAAGTAAAGGGAATAAAATTGAAGCAGATGATTTTTCCCTTATACAGAAAGCAGTTGAAAAGCTAAACCGACCTATTATTGCAGAGGGCAACATCAATACACCGGAAAAGGTAAAACGTGTTTTAGAAATTGGTGTATACAGTGTTGTAGTAGGATCCGCTATCACTCGCCCGCAACTCATTACAGAAACATTCGTCGCTGCAATAAAGTAAATTAATTTATACGTATGATAAAAAAACAAAACTTAAAGGAGAGAATTAAACATGGCAAACGAAGATTTAAAAGGATTGATTTCAGCGTTATTGGTTCCTTTCAACGAAGACGGTACGGTAAACGAAGCAGGATTGCGACAAATAATTCGTCACAATATCGAAAACATGAAAGTAGATGGGTTGTACGTTGGTGGTTCTTCTGGAGAAAACTTTATGCTTGAAAAAGAAACGAAAAAACAAATTTTTGATATCGTAAAAGACGAAGTAAAGGATCAAGTTATTTTAATGGCTCAAGTTGGCGGTACAAATTTATATGAAGCTATTGAATTAGGACAATATGCTACTGAATTAGGCTATGATGCAATTTCAGCTGTTACTCCTTTCTACTACAAATTCAGCTTTGAAGAAGTAAAACAATATTACTTCGATTTAGTAGATAAAGTAGATAATCGCTTAATCGTTTATTCAATTCCTGCTCTTACTGGTGTTGAAATTGGTGTATCTCAATTTAAAGAATTATTCGAAAATGACAAGATCATTGGAGTTAAATTTACTGCTGCTGACTTCTTTTTACTAGAGCGTTTACGTAAAGCTTGTCCAGATCATTTGATCTTCTCAGGATTCGATGAGATGCTGCTTCCGGCTGTTATTAATAATGTAGATGGAGCAATCGGTTCAACATACAACGTCAACGGCATTCGCAGCCGCAAAATCATGGAACTAGCACAAGCTGGAAAAATTCAAGAAGCTCTTGTTGTTCAAAATGATACTAATGACTTGATTGAAGCAATTCTTGATAACGGATTATACCCAACGATTAAACAATTGCTTAAATTACAGGGTTGCGATAGTGGTTCATTCTTATCTAGGAAACCAATGGCTTCTGCAACACAGGCTCAAATTGACCGTTCAAAAGAAATTTATGATACTTACTTGAAAGATGTAAAATAAAAAATTAACAAATCCAGCTTCCTTCATTTTTAGGAAGCCGGATTTGATTCTTTACAATCATGGAGAGGAGCTTAATTTATGGGGAAATCCGGTTTTACAACAATTGATTTTGTCATTTTAGTCGTTTATTTAATTTTAGTGCTTTTAGCAGGTCTTTTATTCTCTAAAAAAGATATGGAAGGAAAAGAATTTTTTAAAGGTGATGGTTCAATACCTTGGTATGTAACATCTGTTTCAATATTTGCTACATTACTGAGCCCTATTTCTTTCTTAACATTAGCTGGAAACTCTTTTGCGGGAAGCTGGATTTTGTGGTTTGCTCAACTGGGTATGATTATTGCTATTCCAATTGCTATGCGTTTCTTTTTGCCTATCTATGCTAAATTAGATATTGATACAGCATATGACTACTTAGAACGACGTTTTGATTCAAAAGGGTTACGTGTTATAGGTGCTTTAATGTTTATTATCTTCCAACTTGGAAGAATGTCCATTATCATGTATTTGCCATCAGTAGCTTTGTCAACACTTACCGGCATTAGTGTAAACGTTTTAATTATTGTTATGGGTGTAATTGCTATTATCTATTCTTACACCGGCGGGATTAAATCTGTTTTATGGACAGACTTTATACAAGGGGTTGTATTATTGATTGGTGTGACACTTTCGCTATTTTTCCTTGTTAAAGACATAAACGGAGGATTCGGCGAAATCTTTAGTGCTATGGGGAACAATAAGTTCTTAGGTCCTGATGAGGCTATTTTTGATCCAAACATCTTAAAAACTTCTGTTATTATGATGGTGGTCGGAGCAGGTCTGAATACTTGTTCTTCTTACGTTTCTTCCCAAGATATTGTACAGCGATTTACGACAACTACAGATACGAAAAAATTAAACAAAATGATGATTACGAATGGTTTACTTTCAATCTTTATTGCAACCGCTTTTTATCTGATTGGTACTGGTCTCTATGTATATTACAAAGTGCAAAATCCTGGTGATGCTGGTGCAGCCATTCCGCAAGACCAGATTTACGCCTATTTTATTGCTTATCGTCTTCCAGTAGGGATGACAGGTGTCTTGTTAGCCGCTATCTACGCTGCGTCTCAATCAACGCTTTCAACCGGCTTGAATTCTGTTGCTACTTCATGGACTTTAGACATACAAGAAGTTATCACTAAAAACATGGATGATAAAGCCAAAACAGCACTAGCTCGATCTATTTCTTTAGGGGTAGGTATCTTTGCAATTGCAATTTCAATCGTAATGGCTCACTCTAACATCCAATCTGCTTATGAGTTTTTCAATGGTTTTATGGGACTTGTCCTTGGTGTATTAGGCGGAACGTTTGCCCTGGGAATCTTTACAAAAAAAGGAAACAAATTTGGGGCTTACGCTGCTTTGATTTCTTCTTCAGCAGTTATGATCTTTATCAAATACGGACTGCCTTCTGAAGCGGTTAGTCTGTGGTCCTATTCTCTTATCTCCATAACTGTTTCTTTAGTTGTTGGTTACATTGTTTCTCTGTTAATTCCAGTAAAAACAGAAACTCCGAAGTATACAACAGTCTCGGATATCCCAGAAATCAGAGCAGATCATACGACTCCGGTTCATTAATTCAAAGGAGGAAAAAGAAATATGGAATTGATTAGTTTGGTATCTCAAGTAAATGGAAATATCACATCAGCTCAGCAAAAAGTAATAGATTATTTAAAGAAACATGATTTAGCTTCAATGGAAAAAGGAACTCATCCTATTGAAGGAGATGATTTCTTTGTAAATGTTATCGAATACGACACAACAGATGAAAAAAATCGTATCTGGGAAGCTCATAAAGCGTATCTTGATATTCATGTCGTTGTAACAGGTGTAGAATGTATTTACCATAGCTTCATCGAAAACATGGAAACTAGTGACTATCATGAGAAAGATGATTACCTCGAAATAACAGGTACGAAAGAAAATATCATCAACTTATCTCCAAATCAGCTTTTAGTATTTTATCCTGAAGATACACATAAAACGGGTGTTAAAGCAGATAAGGAAATGACTGTTAAAAAAGGTGTTTTTAAAGTAAAAATTTAAGAAAGCTGCTATGTTTAACTGATACTGAATAATAGAGATGAAGCTTTCGCTTTGTCTCTATTATTACTATTTAACTAAAAATAAGTTTTCCACTATGCTAAACTAAAGGTAAAGATTGATAAAAGAGGGTAATAAAATGACTGACTATAAAATAAGTATTGTTCCACATATTGAATCGATGGTTAACTTGTTGACTCCGCTAGAAAAAAAAATAGCCCAATACTTTATTGCAGACCATGACTCCTCTACGGATTTTTCTTCCAAAGCTGTCTCTAAAAGATTATTTGTATCTGAAGCTTCTTTGACTCGATTTGCTAAAAAATGCGGATTTTCTGGATACAGGGAGTTTATTTATCAATATCAAGAATCCTTTACAGAGTCAAAACCTCTCCCATCCAATTTAATGACAAACGTATTTGATAGTTATCAAGAACTCTTAAATAAAAGTTATTCTATCATTGATCAAGAAAAAATATCGCGAATCATTAAATTGTTATTGTCACAAAAAAGAGTTTACATATATGGTAAAGGAAGTTCAGGGCTAGTAGCAGAAGAAATGAAATTTCGTTTTATGCGTATTGGCCTTGTGTGCGAAGCGATAACAGATAACCATATTATGCAAATGAACCAAGTTCTTCTTGGAAAAGATTGTCTTGTTATCGGGTTGTCAATCAGTGGGCAAACTTCTGAGGTTTTAACTGGCCTTAAAATGGCTAAAAAAAGAGGAGCTAAAACCATTTTATTTACAGCAAATCAAACAAATGAAACTTCTGCTTATTGTGATGAAGTTCAGCTTTTTGCAATAAAAGACAACTTAAGTACAGGGAATATCATTTCACCACAATTTCCTATTTTGATTATGATTGACATCATTTATGCTTTTTTCATGGAGACAAACCGCAAACAGCGACAAGAAATTTGGCAAGAAACTTTTGAAGCCTTGCAAGAAAAAGACTAGGTATGTATGGTTTAAAGGAGAGGATACAATGAATATTTTGGCTTTAGATATTGGCGGAACAGCTATAAAATACGGACTTTTTGATTCTTCTGGTACTGCACTCACAGATTTATATGAAAAAGTGACACCAAAGTCCGAAACAACCAATTACATCATGAAAACGATTACCGAAATTATTAAATCTATGAAAGAAGAAAATACTGTTGAGGGGATTGCTGTTTCTACAGCAGGAGTAGTTGATTCTCAAGAAGGTAGAGTTGTATTTGCTGGACCTACTATTCCTGACTACACAAACACATCAATCAAGCAAATGGTTGAGGCTTCCTTTGGTATTCCTTGTGAAGTAGAAAATGATGTGAATTGCGCTGCTCTCGGTGAATGGTGGAGAGGAGCCGGAAAAGGAAGCCGTTCTCTTGTTTGTGTTACCATTGGAACTGGTTTAGGTGGCGCAGTGATACTGAATGGTAAGTTATGGAGTGGTGCTGCTCACTCTGCTGGAGAAATTGGCTATCTTCCTATGCCGAGCGGCAGAACACTGCAAGAGGAGGCTTCAGCATCTTCTTTAGTCGCCGATTATAGTGTGTTGAGTGGCATTCCTGTCAAACAACTGAATGGGAAAGTTATCTTTGAAAAAGCTAAATCTGGTGATAATGAAGCAGCCAAAGCCATTGACAATATGTTGACCGCCTTGAATCAAGGATTGTTGGCAGCAACTTATCTCATTTCTCCTGACACAATTGTGATAGGCGGTGGTGTCGCTGCGCAAAAAGAGTATTTAGAAAATAAAATAGAAGATAAATTAAAACAACACATTATTTCTACTCGTATGCTGCCTGGAAAAATCAGTTGTGCAGAATTAGGAAACTCTGCAGGAATGATTGGAGCAGTTTACCACTTC is a window of Carnobacterium mobile DSM 4848 DNA encoding:
- a CDS encoding N-acetylmannosamine-6-phosphate 2-epimerase codes for the protein MTDSSWSKQLKGNLIVSCQALDDEPLHSSFIMGRMAVAAEQGGASGIRANSAEDIKEIKKLVDLPIIGIIKRDYEDSEVFITATMKEIDELMTVGPEIIALDATSSVRPNGETLDEFYYAIRKKYPDVSLMADCSTFEEMLKADALGFDFIGTTLVGYTKQSKGNKIEADDFSLIQKAVEKLNRPIIAEGNINTPEKVKRVLEIGVYSVVVGSAITRPQLITETFVAAIK
- a CDS encoding N-acetylneuraminate lyase — protein: MANEDLKGLISALLVPFNEDGTVNEAGLRQIIRHNIENMKVDGLYVGGSSGENFMLEKETKKQIFDIVKDEVKDQVILMAQVGGTNLYEAIELGQYATELGYDAISAVTPFYYKFSFEEVKQYYFDLVDKVDNRLIVYSIPALTGVEIGVSQFKELFENDKIIGVKFTAADFFLLERLRKACPDHLIFSGFDEMLLPAVINNVDGAIGSTYNVNGIRSRKIMELAQAGKIQEALVVQNDTNDLIEAILDNGLYPTIKQLLKLQGCDSGSFLSRKPMASATQAQIDRSKEIYDTYLKDVK
- a CDS encoding MurR/RpiR family transcriptional regulator; this encodes MTDYKISIVPHIESMVNLLTPLEKKIAQYFIADHDSSTDFSSKAVSKRLFVSEASLTRFAKKCGFSGYREFIYQYQESFTESKPLPSNLMTNVFDSYQELLNKSYSIIDQEKISRIIKLLLSQKRVYIYGKGSSGLVAEEMKFRFMRIGLVCEAITDNHIMQMNQVLLGKDCLVIGLSISGQTSEVLTGLKMAKKRGAKTILFTANQTNETSAYCDEVQLFAIKDNLSTGNIISPQFPILIMIDIIYAFFMETNRKQRQEIWQETFEALQEKD
- a CDS encoding YcjF family protein, with translation MGKLFNKRMTVGKKERQEKEAAEDQVEREFSESDLEENENEFDSFFSEVLKRLPQKTATIILSAYDKSREQAERTLAKSKTQFDSVFETFLEGVDEVTRKKCHKTIHAASLTAAIIGCSPIPFSDAFLLVPVQLTMMARLHKIFGQSWSESLGKSLSKELVVVGVGRSAVGNMLKLIPAVGTVTGAAINATVASAITESLGWVTVKMLNDGEDIFEQMLSFKGQFRTLLKLLQGSTKSGSKK
- a CDS encoding ROK family protein, producing the protein MNILALDIGGTAIKYGLFDSSGTALTDLYEKVTPKSETTNYIMKTITEIIKSMKEENTVEGIAVSTAGVVDSQEGRVVFAGPTIPDYTNTSIKQMVEASFGIPCEVENDVNCAALGEWWRGAGKGSRSLVCVTIGTGLGGAVILNGKLWSGAAHSAGEIGYLPMPSGRTLQEEASASSLVADYSVLSGIPVKQLNGKVIFEKAKSGDNEAAKAIDNMLTALNQGLLAATYLISPDTIVIGGGVAAQKEYLENKIEDKLKQHIISTRMLPGKISCAELGNSAGMIGAVYHFKEKHFIVD
- a CDS encoding YhcH/YjgK/YiaL family protein, with amino-acid sequence MELISLVSQVNGNITSAQQKVIDYLKKHDLASMEKGTHPIEGDDFFVNVIEYDTTDEKNRIWEAHKAYLDIHVVVTGVECIYHSFIENMETSDYHEKDDYLEITGTKENIINLSPNQLLVFYPEDTHKTGVKADKEMTVKKGVFKVKI
- a CDS encoding sodium:solute symporter, whose product is MGKSGFTTIDFVILVVYLILVLLAGLLFSKKDMEGKEFFKGDGSIPWYVTSVSIFATLLSPISFLTLAGNSFAGSWILWFAQLGMIIAIPIAMRFFLPIYAKLDIDTAYDYLERRFDSKGLRVIGALMFIIFQLGRMSIIMYLPSVALSTLTGISVNVLIIVMGVIAIIYSYTGGIKSVLWTDFIQGVVLLIGVTLSLFFLVKDINGGFGEIFSAMGNNKFLGPDEAIFDPNILKTSVIMMVVGAGLNTCSSYVSSQDIVQRFTTTTDTKKLNKMMITNGLLSIFIATAFYLIGTGLYVYYKVQNPGDAGAAIPQDQIYAYFIAYRLPVGMTGVLLAAIYAASQSTLSTGLNSVATSWTLDIQEVITKNMDDKAKTALARSISLGVGIFAIAISIVMAHSNIQSAYEFFNGFMGLVLGVLGGTFALGIFTKKGNKFGAYAALISSSAVMIFIKYGLPSEAVSLWSYSLISITVSLVVGYIVSLLIPVKTETPKYTTVSDIPEIRADHTTPVH